Proteins from one Erysipelothrix larvae genomic window:
- a CDS encoding energy-coupling factor transporter ATPase produces the protein MAIKFEQVSYEYSPNSPFSYTALKDVSVEIEEGKMTAIIGATGSGKSTLIQHLNGLLEPTSGSVKIFDHELVAKRKNKGLKALRKDVGLVFQFPELQLFEETIYKDVCFGPKNFGMSEQEIKDNVERALTLVGIENSLWQRSPLDLSGGQKRRVAIAGVLATNPRLIVLDEPTAGLDPQGTHSMMNLFKSLNEDLSKTVIMVTHDMNHVLKYCDNVVVMREGQVYFTGTTQSLFENPKLLGDLGFVMPQIITLNEMVLDKGFKIHKTWDLKNLVAQLAQEVSQ, from the coding sequence ATGGCAATTAAATTCGAACAAGTAAGCTATGAGTATTCACCAAACTCACCTTTTTCATATACTGCGCTTAAAGATGTCAGTGTTGAAATTGAAGAAGGGAAAATGACCGCTATTATTGGGGCAACAGGGAGTGGTAAATCAACCTTGATTCAGCATCTCAATGGTCTTCTTGAACCCACAAGTGGTTCAGTGAAGATTTTTGATCATGAGCTGGTTGCGAAACGAAAAAATAAAGGACTTAAAGCACTGCGCAAAGATGTAGGGCTAGTCTTTCAATTCCCTGAACTGCAACTATTTGAAGAAACAATCTATAAAGATGTATGCTTTGGACCCAAGAACTTTGGGATGAGTGAACAAGAAATTAAAGATAATGTTGAACGCGCATTGACCTTAGTAGGGATTGAAAACAGCCTTTGGCAACGCTCTCCCCTTGATTTATCAGGTGGGCAAAAGCGACGGGTCGCAATTGCAGGGGTACTTGCAACAAACCCACGCCTGATCGTATTGGACGAACCGACTGCTGGATTGGATCCACAAGGGACACACAGTATGATGAACCTGTTTAAATCACTCAATGAAGATTTATCAAAGACCGTAATCATGGTAACCCATGATATGAACCATGTCTTAAAGTATTGCGACAATGTTGTTGTGATGCGCGAAGGACAGGTTTATTTTACAGGTACAACACAGTCATTGTTTGAAAATCCAAAACTCTTAGGCGATTTAGGCTTTGTGATGCCTCAAATTATTACTCTGAACGAAATGGTGTTGGATAAAGGCTTCAAGATACACAAAACATGGGATCTTAAAAACCTCGTTGCCCAACTTGCACAGGAGGTGTCTCAATGA
- a CDS encoding energy-coupling factor transporter transmembrane component T family protein → MKNIALGRYIPLNSIVHKLDPRMKICSMIVLMTSIFLVGKANALYAYGLIGLFLIVAILSAKLTFGFILKSLKPMMFMLVFLTIINIFQMRTGRVLVSIGDFKIYSDALTQTLFIVVRLVFMIMITTLLTATTTPLDLTLGIEDLLSPFKKMGVPAHEIAMMISIALRFIPILIEDTQRIMNAQSSRGVDFKEGSFKEKILGVVSLIIPLFVSVLHRAEDLADSMEARGYYPGLNRTRYKQLSIKFMDLFVFVLCIALCVGVFMIRRIPVL, encoded by the coding sequence ATGAAAAATATCGCATTAGGACGCTATATTCCTCTAAATTCAATCGTTCATAAACTTGACCCTCGTATGAAAATCTGTTCCATGATTGTATTAATGACTTCAATTTTCTTAGTAGGAAAAGCCAATGCTTTGTATGCGTATGGTTTAATTGGACTCTTTCTTATCGTCGCAATTTTATCGGCGAAACTTACCTTTGGGTTTATTCTTAAATCATTAAAACCCATGATGTTTATGTTAGTGTTTTTAACCATAATCAATATATTCCAAATGCGTACAGGACGCGTGCTTGTTTCGATTGGGGATTTTAAGATTTACAGTGACGCTTTGACGCAAACATTATTTATTGTTGTTAGACTGGTTTTCATGATTATGATCACAACCCTTCTTACCGCAACCACAACTCCTTTGGACTTAACCTTGGGAATTGAAGATTTACTGTCACCCTTTAAGAAAATGGGGGTGCCAGCTCATGAAATCGCCATGATGATTTCAATTGCACTGCGCTTTATTCCAATCCTAATTGAAGACACACAACGCATCATGAACGCACAATCAAGCCGAGGTGTGGATTTCAAAGAAGGCAGCTTCAAAGAAAAAATACTGGGTGTTGTCTCATTGATTATTCCACTGTTTGTATCTGTACTACACCGTGCTGAAGATCTTGCGGATTCAATGGAAGCACGAGGCTATTATCCAGGACTAAACCGCACACGGTATAAACAACTCTCGATTAAGTTTATGGATCTCTTTGTCTTTGTATTGTGTATCGCACTGTGTGTGGGCGTCTTTATGATTCGTAGGATTCCCGTTCTATGA
- the truA gene encoding tRNA pseudouridine(38-40) synthase TruA, whose product MRVKVTLAYDGSDFDGWQKQHHGRTIQGELEKILKKIHKHDVKVVGSGRTDAGVHALGQVFHFDTDLMIPNDKWPLAINALCPDDLRIIKVQSVDETFHARYSAVQKTYQYQVNVGAYNLFQRKMVYQLNASVDLDLIQEAASLLIGTHDFTSFNATSHEEIEDQVRTIHAIDINQEGDIITFTLKGSGFLRYMVRMIVASLLEVGRHRLPINALSYALKHPDKRALNSNVPACGLTLISVHYELL is encoded by the coding sequence ATGAGAGTCAAAGTGACCCTTGCATATGATGGATCAGACTTTGATGGATGGCAAAAGCAACACCATGGCAGAACCATTCAAGGCGAACTTGAAAAGATTTTGAAGAAAATCCATAAACATGATGTCAAAGTGGTTGGATCAGGGAGAACCGATGCTGGCGTCCATGCTTTAGGACAAGTCTTCCATTTTGATACAGATCTTATGATTCCTAATGATAAATGGCCTCTTGCCATCAATGCACTGTGTCCAGATGATCTTCGCATTATCAAAGTCCAATCCGTTGATGAAACCTTTCATGCTCGATACAGTGCGGTTCAAAAGACGTATCAGTATCAGGTCAATGTTGGAGCTTACAATCTTTTTCAACGAAAAATGGTCTATCAATTAAATGCCTCAGTTGATCTTGACCTGATACAGGAAGCAGCTAGCTTATTAATTGGAACTCATGACTTCACAAGTTTTAATGCAACATCACACGAAGAAATTGAAGATCAAGTGCGCACAATCCATGCCATTGATATCAATCAAGAGGGGGATATCATTACCTTTACCCTAAAAGGCAGTGGGTTTTTACGCTATATGGTGCGTATGATTGTTGCGTCACTTCTTGAAGTTGGGCGGCATCGTTTACCAATAAACGCTTTGAGTTATGCACTCAAGCATCCCGATAAACGGGCATTAAATAGTAACGTGCCTGCTTGCGGACTTACCTTAATTTCTGTACACTACGAACTCTTATGA
- a CDS encoding exonuclease SbcCD subunit D, with protein sequence MKYFHIADLHLGKKINERSMHDDQEWILNQIVTQAKTHQVDGVIIAGDIYDRSIPPVESVKLFEHFLESLKGVVDAIYIIAGNHDSQERLSFGSTFFKKENIYISGLYEGSLVKVDAKDDVTIYLLPFIRPHMVRQYFTQEISNYHQAVDAILNQEILDSSRFNILVAHQFIVSGTQEPLRSDSETISVGGVDSVDASVFDAFDYVALGHIHRPQSIQRKTIRYAGSPLVYSQSEVNQEKSITLLEIMDKTLTQETIPLVPIRPVKVIKGHFSDIVQSEYTLDYVYLELEDTQEITDASMRLRQVFPNVLSIRYLYTQSLTSSSETLEISRVEDLSMASLFDAFYQTQNNHEMSGEQKKLIDSLIEQGDAHATN encoded by the coding sequence ATGAAGTACTTCCACATTGCGGATTTACACTTAGGTAAAAAGATCAATGAACGCTCAATGCATGATGATCAAGAATGGATTCTTAATCAAATCGTTACACAAGCAAAAACACATCAAGTGGATGGTGTGATTATCGCAGGTGATATCTATGATCGCAGTATTCCACCGGTGGAATCTGTAAAACTGTTTGAACACTTTTTAGAAAGTTTAAAAGGTGTTGTTGATGCAATCTATATTATTGCAGGAAATCATGATTCCCAAGAACGCCTATCTTTTGGGTCAACATTCTTTAAAAAAGAAAACATCTACATCAGTGGGCTTTATGAAGGATCGCTGGTTAAAGTCGATGCGAAAGATGATGTAACAATCTATTTGTTACCATTTATTAGACCCCATATGGTGCGCCAATATTTTACACAAGAAATTAGTAATTATCATCAAGCAGTGGATGCAATCTTAAATCAAGAAATCCTGGATTCATCCCGCTTTAATATCCTTGTCGCCCACCAATTTATCGTAAGTGGGACTCAAGAACCCCTGCGATCGGACTCAGAAACCATCAGTGTTGGCGGTGTAGACTCTGTGGATGCCAGTGTATTTGATGCCTTTGACTATGTCGCTTTAGGGCACATTCATCGCCCCCAGTCGATTCAACGAAAAACCATTCGATATGCCGGATCACCCCTTGTCTATTCACAATCGGAAGTAAATCAAGAAAAGTCCATCACACTGTTAGAAATCATGGATAAAACCCTCACACAAGAAACAATACCCCTTGTTCCGATTCGTCCAGTTAAGGTGATAAAAGGTCACTTTAGTGACATCGTTCAATCTGAGTACACCCTCGACTATGTTTATTTGGAACTAGAAGATACCCAAGAAATCACCGATGCATCCATGCGACTTAGGCAAGTGTTTCCAAATGTTTTATCCATCCGATACCTTTACACACAATCACTCACAAGCTCCAGTGAAACCCTGGAAATTAGCCGAGTGGAAGACTTATCCATGGCTTCACTATTTGACGCCTTTTACCAAACACAAAACAATCATGAAATGAGTGGTGAACAAAAGAAACTCATCGATTCATTGATTGAACAAGGAGATGCACATGCGACCAATTAA
- a CDS encoding AAA family ATPase — MRPINLTISAFGPYKDTVSVDFDCFRQGLFLISGDTGSGKTSLFDAMTFALYGEASGKDRSVKSFRSHYATSDDKTEVTLKFEHQGKVYIITRSPSYMRLKKSGEGLTQEAASVLLEMPNGHTLSKRNEVDEAILDLLGLTYTQFKHVALLPQGEFKDVLLAKSQERSELFRKIFSTSKYNTLQQDLSTLEQETKFELSIIEKSLESLYHQVSVETQDRTPKTLVEALNTQIEATHKHIEGLDKCINDVKSVEEKAKTALTLAEIEADKRTQLNQKLLEAKQLEAQENTINAWKVLNEKIDIAQKTLGEDALIIRTLKQTLSQNTNTIQQYQKEMLGTQAITQKNKEALESFTQQAPQIQEEILKVDRLKTMVPDLETIQTLTSLMAQGEKKQKDFESVLNQMLLQEKTKKEAIETVREKKETHPKLVALHQENERSLQEMKHAFTRHEHLERMQQSLITLQSKQPLITHVYESIRRLDTTMNQAYRNRLDQFLDQQAGYIARTLKDNEPCPVCGSTHHPHPAHKPDDESVDQQTIDTMMQFSNAVSELRNQTAQSMNNIQKDTQTLINTLNAVSKTIAEPKEVLTQKLEALTLQQQTLTQAINQSSEIIASLPSINQELEVLSQSISQTEHALQAQRIENATYETDLKTLNQRVGDYDIKAVNQEIKMLELKHETYQKDLNQTQTTYDQSKSNLERIDTLSRQLNDTIKKDTQTLDTLEAQFVHSVIHAGFEDLSDYENTMTKAPEYDANKQRIHEFETTRLKVTQAIQSLEQDLKDAKHENLEDLKTLIENTKNQLTQLNNELRTNHSTYDQLKRLYDDILKKQRQYDTQAHHFDMISNLSKTANGRLKGALRVSFELYVQSAYFNKILIYANQRLAAMSDGRYQLFRKEDYDDKRPTVGLDLEVFDAYTGMRRDVSTLSGGEMFKASLAMALGLSDVIQSMSGGIEIDMLFVDEGFGSLDQESLNQAINTLIELSENHRLVGIISHLQELKQQIDQQIIIQKSPTGSKLQQRV; from the coding sequence ATGCGACCAATTAATCTTACAATTTCTGCATTTGGTCCCTACAAAGACACAGTGAGCGTCGATTTTGATTGCTTTCGTCAAGGACTCTTTCTGATATCGGGTGATACGGGTTCAGGGAAAACATCCCTTTTTGATGCCATGACCTTTGCTTTATATGGAGAAGCCAGTGGTAAAGATCGCAGTGTAAAATCATTTCGAAGTCATTATGCGACCTCTGATGATAAAACAGAAGTAACCCTAAAATTCGAGCACCAAGGGAAGGTGTATATCATTACACGCTCACCCAGCTATATGCGCTTAAAAAAATCAGGAGAGGGGTTAACCCAAGAAGCAGCTTCGGTTCTTTTAGAAATGCCAAATGGCCACACACTTTCCAAGCGCAATGAAGTCGACGAGGCGATTTTGGATTTATTAGGGTTAACCTATACACAATTTAAACACGTTGCCTTGTTACCACAAGGTGAGTTTAAAGATGTTTTATTGGCGAAATCACAAGAGCGCTCTGAATTATTTCGCAAGATCTTTTCAACATCGAAATACAACACACTCCAACAAGACCTCAGCACCTTAGAACAAGAAACTAAATTTGAGCTATCGATTATCGAGAAAAGCCTTGAATCACTGTATCATCAAGTGAGTGTTGAGACTCAAGATCGAACCCCAAAAACACTTGTAGAAGCACTCAATACGCAAATTGAAGCAACGCACAAGCACATTGAGGGTCTCGATAAGTGCATAAATGACGTGAAATCAGTGGAAGAAAAAGCAAAAACAGCCTTAACACTGGCTGAGATTGAAGCAGATAAACGCACGCAACTTAACCAAAAACTGCTTGAAGCCAAACAACTTGAAGCACAGGAAAACACAATTAATGCATGGAAGGTGTTGAATGAGAAGATTGATATTGCACAGAAAACATTGGGTGAAGATGCATTAATCATTCGTACCTTAAAACAGACGCTGTCTCAAAATACTAATACGATTCAACAGTACCAAAAAGAAATGCTTGGTACACAAGCAATTACGCAAAAAAACAAAGAAGCGCTGGAATCATTCACACAACAAGCACCACAAATTCAAGAAGAAATATTGAAGGTAGATCGTCTCAAGACCATGGTTCCTGATCTTGAAACAATTCAAACACTTACGTCTTTGATGGCTCAAGGGGAAAAGAAACAGAAAGATTTTGAATCAGTGTTGAATCAAATGCTGTTGCAAGAAAAAACAAAAAAAGAAGCAATTGAAACCGTACGGGAAAAGAAAGAAACGCATCCAAAACTTGTAGCCTTGCATCAAGAAAATGAACGATCACTTCAAGAAATGAAGCATGCATTTACCCGTCATGAGCACTTAGAACGGATGCAACAGTCGCTTATAACCCTTCAATCAAAACAGCCCCTAATCACACATGTTTATGAATCCATACGACGGCTAGACACAACCATGAATCAAGCATATCGCAACCGATTGGATCAATTTCTCGATCAACAAGCAGGTTACATTGCGAGAACACTCAAAGACAATGAACCCTGTCCTGTCTGTGGTTCAACACACCACCCCCATCCTGCACACAAACCTGATGATGAGAGTGTAGATCAGCAAACCATCGATACCATGATGCAGTTTTCAAATGCCGTGTCTGAATTGAGAAATCAAACCGCTCAAAGTATGAATAATATTCAAAAGGACACACAAACCCTGATTAATACACTTAACGCAGTGTCAAAAACGATAGCTGAACCCAAAGAAGTATTAACTCAAAAACTTGAAGCGTTAACCCTTCAACAACAAACCCTAACACAAGCAATCAATCAGTCTTCTGAAATCATTGCGTCACTACCAAGCATTAATCAGGAATTGGAAGTCTTATCCCAATCAATTTCCCAAACCGAACACGCACTTCAAGCACAACGCATTGAAAATGCTACCTATGAAACAGATCTTAAAACACTCAATCAGCGGGTAGGGGATTATGATATCAAGGCAGTAAATCAAGAAATCAAGATGCTTGAACTTAAGCATGAAACCTATCAAAAAGATCTCAACCAAACACAAACTACCTACGATCAATCGAAGTCAAATCTTGAACGCATTGATACATTAAGTCGTCAACTTAATGATACAATCAAAAAAGATACACAGACCCTTGATACCCTTGAAGCACAGTTTGTACACAGTGTCATACACGCTGGATTTGAAGATCTTTCGGATTATGAGAATACCATGACAAAAGCGCCTGAATATGATGCAAATAAACAAAGAATCCATGAGTTCGAAACAACACGACTCAAAGTAACTCAAGCCATACAGAGTCTTGAACAAGACCTAAAAGATGCGAAACATGAGAATCTAGAAGATCTTAAAACACTGATTGAGAATACTAAAAATCAATTGACTCAATTGAACAATGAATTACGAACGAATCATTCAACCTATGATCAATTAAAACGTCTGTATGATGATATCCTAAAAAAACAACGCCAATACGACACGCAAGCGCATCATTTTGACATGATATCAAATCTTTCTAAAACCGCAAACGGTCGTCTTAAAGGTGCGCTTAGAGTATCCTTTGAACTGTATGTTCAATCCGCTTACTTTAACAAGATTCTCATCTATGCAAATCAAAGACTTGCGGCAATGAGTGATGGACGGTATCAACTGTTTAGAAAAGAAGACTATGACGATAAACGTCCAACTGTTGGCTTGGATTTAGAAGTCTTTGATGCCTATACGGGTATGAGACGTGATGTTTCGACTTTATCAGGAGGTGAAATGTTTAAAGCTTCTTTAGCGATGGCATTAGGGTTATCCGATGTCATCCAAAGTATGTCAGGTGGTATTGAAATTGACATGCTTTTTGTCGATGAAGGCTTTGGCTCACTGGACCAAGAATCATTAAATCAAGCCATCAACACCCTTATCGAACTCTCTGAAAACCATCGCCTTGTGGGTATAATTTCACACCTTCAAGAACTGAAACAACAAATCGATCAACAAATTATCATTCAAAAATCCCCGACTGGAAGCAAACTACAACAACGTGTATAA